Proteins encoded in a region of the Cheilinus undulatus linkage group 8, ASM1832078v1, whole genome shotgun sequence genome:
- the plekhg6 gene encoding uncharacterized protein plekhg6 — MEEKVLRDSVDGESRETDVVDFSTAGAETIQHHRGSADKNKFNSLGYQRRTKQKVVTDFATVSKGTSTGAKPRAALSKVLFSQGVSEKNPASEIQERGQLDVLKQELEAYSVPLSLKWRWEEENQGSTLEKSWTDIVHSHSTMSKMQRHQQEALWEFVYTELTYINKLIIIRDLVIAALVNLHQHGFLPEVTPELLFSNLPFIITAHQLFWQEVINPMLQEVRRTGKPFDPRRLEPGCLQFHERFSSYQYYCWEEENNMEFTRRQMESNSHFRTYVQWVETHPQCDRMRLGDMQAKPHQRITKYPLLLKAVLKTTQDPQVQHTLRGMLSSVNNFLESINDYLRQQDEELALAISAQRVEGYEVEGINEEIDKLVREITRFDLTCPIRGVGPEVVRKLLLEDNLKIRGRKDSKLEVVALLFSDVLLMTKIQKKGERLKVVRPPLALDRTYCVPLKDGCSFVLVEEGELQSAMNVYIFAASTPESCSKWVTTIHQAKDTLRNLREGERIRQLQKWKIQQLESRPATDTKMDFLETDKQPSPQPRRETFVEELTEELITPQSINGMLTSKLAEEQYESSEDVAPNKSGIPFWQSRPYVNNRTLSRKGITGRQPPDKGYEWIEMGVRGEQIGINPEEERKIVESAMTNEQRVLALNHRVQSAPNLDHFPRSSTAEPLRYNTAGPHALLLGGYPDIDYPMEEDASSQTSNQAMNTREGLQNLRQPGEGLSQRRDSEFQSVKQDSRRNSILTLSEDLEIPPDVWPFPKNLKSPGLRRRRPVSSHQASSAQMSQQFFHDSLSNSDTEYNRNTKRNSLPASSDTLRVLKLGSLRPNQGMFWNVHDRVSPDPQTLSESELPDVNPYNIRPIMKTKRSASTPNIVIDGSQGLRLHSSSLYALPVAEDTQLPSLGHRNGSASPLEGLLERAKERVRERDELKRNRYLKVPNLRSRHPSPSPSPSPSFSTTPSPPPSDGDRDTEWEEVVEVMRHRALTVSQGWKEQLVDGDEDDKRDCVLFTDGVNVDWSGWCFDDDEVMDHLQPRQEGLLEGIGRSLAFWDLHQLAEHDDGEISHV; from the exons ATGGAGGAAAAAGTGCTGCGTGACAGTGTGGACGgggagagcagagagacagacgtCGTGGACTTTTCAACAGCAGGTGCAGAGACCATTCAACACCACCGGGGGTCAGCAGACAAAAACAAGTTCAACTCGCTGGGCTATCAG AGAAGAACCAAGCAGAAGGTGGTGACTGATTTTGCCACAGTGAGCAAGGGAACATCTACAGGTGCCAAACCCAGAGCTGCACTCAGCAAGGTCCTGTTCAGTCAGGGTGTGTCTGAGAAGAACCCAGCATCTGAG ATTCAGGAGCGAGGTCAGCTGGACGTCTTGAAGCAGGAACTGGAAGCGTACAGTGTGCCACTCAGTCTGAAGTGGAGATGGGAGGAGGAGAATCAGGGATCAACGCTGGAGAAAAGCTGGACAGATATAGTGCACTCTCATTCA aCGATGTCAAAGATGCAGAGACACCAGCAGGAGGCGCTGTGGGAGTTTGTATACACAGAGCTCACCTACATCAACAAGCTCATTATCATCAGAGAC CTGGTTATTGCTGCTCTTGTCAACCTGCACCAGCATGGATTTCTCCCGGAG GTGACCCCCGAGCTGCTTTTCTCCAACCTCCCCTTCATCATCACTGCACATCAGCTTTTCTGGCAGGAAGTGATTAATCCTATGTTACAGGAAGTCCGAAGGACAGGCAAACCTTTTGACCCTAGGAGGTTAGAGCCTGGCTGCCTGCAG TTCCATGAGCGCTTCTCCTCATATCAGTATTACTGCTGGGAGGAGGAAAACAACATGGAGTTCACACGCAGACAGATGGAGAGCAACTCTCACTTTCGTACATATGTCCAG TGGGTGGAGACTCATCCTCAGTGCGATCGGATGCGGCTCGGGGACATGCAGGCCAAACCACATCAGAGGATCACAAAGTACCCACTGCTGCTCAAAGCTGTGCTGAAAACTACCCAGGATCCTCAAGTACAGCATACTCTGAGAGGCATG TTATCCAGTGTTAATAATTTTCTGGAAAGTATCAACGACTACCTGAGGCaacaagatgaggaacttgCTCTTGCTATCTCAGCCCAGAGGGTGGAAGGATACGAGGTAGAGGGGATAAATGAAGAAATAGACAAG CTTGTCCGTGAGATCACCCGGTTTGATCTGACTTGCCCCATCAGGGGAGTGGGACCTGAAGTTGTTCGTAAACTGCTGCTTGAGGATAATTTGAAGATTCGGGGGAGAAAGGACAGCAAG TTGGAGGTAGTGGCTTTGCTTTTCTCCGATGTGCTTCTGATGACCAAAATCCAGAAGAAAGGAGAGCGGCTGAAGGTAGTTCGACCTCCTCTGGCTCTGGACAGAACATACTGTGTACCACTGAAGGATGGCT gTTCATTTGTTCTAGTGGAGGAAGGTGAGCTACAGAGTGCTATGAacgtctacatatttgcagccAGCACACCAGAGAGCTGTTCAAAATGGGTCACCACCATTCACCAGGCAAAg GACACACTGAGGAAcctgagagagggagagcgtaTCCGACaattgcaaaaatggaaaatccaGCAGTTGGAGTCCAGACCAGCTACAGACACCAAGATGGATTTCTTGGAGACAGACAAACAACCTTCTCCACAACCAAGACGAGAGACTTTTGTGGAAGAACTCACAGAGGAACTGATTACGCCCCAGTCAATAAATGGGATGTTGACGTCTAAATTAGCAGAGGAACAGTATGAATCTTCGGAGGATGTTGCCCCCAACAAAAGTGGCATACCTTTTTGGCAATCTCGGCCCTATGTAAACAACCGTACATTATCTCGTAAAGGCATCACCGGTCGGCAACCACCAGACAAAGGATACGAGTGGATAGAAATGGGAGTGAGAGGAGAGCAGATTGGGATTAAtccagaggaagagaggaaaatcGTTGAATCTGCAATGACAAATGAGCAAAGAGTGTTAGCTTTGAACCACAGGGTGCAGTCTGCTCCTAATCTGGATCATTTCCCTCGCAGTTCTACAGCTGAACCCTTAAGATACAACACAGCAGGCCCACATGCTCTCTTACTGGGGGGATATCCAGATATAGACTACCCAATGGAGGAAGATGCTTCTTCTCAGACTTCTAACCAAGCAATGAATACCAGAGAGGGGCTTCAGAATTTAAGACAACCAGGAGAAGGACTGTCACAAAGGAGAGACTCAGAGTTCCAGTCTGTAAAACAAGATTCGAGAAGAAATTCCATCCTAACCCTCTCTGAAGATCTAGAAATACCTCCAGATGTTTGGCCTTTTCCcaaaaatttaaagtcaccCGGTTTACGAAGGAGAAGGCCGGTCAGCAGCCATCAGGCCTCTTCTGCTCAGATGTCTCAGCAGTTTTTCCATGACTCTCTTAGCAACTCTGACACTGAGTACAACAGAAACACTAAGAGAAACTCACTTCCAGCTAGCTCAGATACACTACGCGTGCTAAAGCTTGGCTCCCTAAGGCCAAACCAGGGGATGTTTTGGAACGTGCATGACAGGGTCTCTCCAGATCCACAAACGTTGTCAGAATCTGAACTGCCTGATGTTAACCCCTATAACATAAGGCCTATAATGAAAACCAAAAGAAGCGCTTCTACTCCTAACATTGTCATTGACGGAAGCCAAGGACTTCGTCTGCACTCCAGCAGTCTGTACGCACTTCCTGTTGCAGAGGATACTCAACTCCCATCTTTGGGACACAGAAACGGAAGTGCCTCACCCCTTGAGGGTCTTCTGGAAAGAGCCAAAGAGAGGGTGAGGGAAAGAGATGAACTGAAAAGAAACAGGTATTTGAAAGTGCCAAATTTGAGGTCAAGGcatccctctccttctccttctccttcacCCTCATTTTCCACGACACCATCACCACCGCCCAGTGATggagacagagacacagagtgggaggaggtggtggaggtgaTGAGACACAGAGCTCTCACAGTGAGTCAGGGATGGAAGGAGCAACTGGTGGATGGAGATGAAGATGACAAGAGAGACTG TGTCCTCTTTACAGATGGTGTCAATGTGGACTGGTCAGGTTGGTGCTTTGATGACGATGAAGTCATGGATCATTTACAGCCAAGACAAGAGGGACTCCTGGAGGGCATCGGTCGATCTTTGGCATTTTGGGATCTTCACCAACTTGCAGAGCATGATGACGGGGAGATCAGCCATGTGTAG
- the tnfrsf1a gene encoding tumor necrosis factor receptor superfamily member 1A — MMEGRVHRGRWSCKAPVGTVLLLMCMFIPTLTSLPQPSEEPQCSDQEYLSDNKICCNKCSPGYKLVQSCPARNHRSKCEQCPPKQFMDQMNSFENCRSCRTCKESRNEIEVSPCEIDRNTICRCKDGYYKYKIDSETNECRKCTPCRAKEKEKHTCTSERNTVCECIESYYRVNNRCESCKNCTSECKHLCSAPTLNTKAPGLEEKYLANIIGVVVAVVLVMSGLIIITYIVTRWSTQNKLQKTHTETSQDSQDSVERGLIYKEQHTSNSVEAVPMSLLSEQETSNLPDCVPLEIKIPGLIYTVLDLVPVMQVKQLARSLGVKDSEIEHAELDHRSSREAHYQMLRVWAERGSRVSEGGRGGMVHRSLLQELLDKLREMYLGRAAEELETKYGIQ; from the exons ATGATGGAGGGAAGGGTCCACAGAGGACGATGGAGTTGTAAAGCCCCTGTTGGCACTGTACTGCTCCtcatg TGCATGTTCATTCCCACTCTGACGTCGTTACCACAACCTTCAGAGGAGCCTCAATGTTCAGATCAAGAGTATCTTTCTGACAACAAAATTTGTTGCAACAAATGTTCTCCAG GTTATAAGCTTGTTCAAAGTTGCCCGGCCAGGAATCACCGGAGTAAATGTGAACAATGCCCACCTAAACAATTCATGGATCAGATGAACAGTTTTGAAAACTGCAGGAGTTGCAGAACCTGCAAAG AATCAAGAAATGAAATCGAGGTATCGCCGTGTGAAATAGACAGAAACACTATTTGCCGTTGTAAAGATGGTTATTACAAATACAAAATTGACTCAGAAACCAACGAGTGCCGCAAATGTACACCATGTCGAGCTAAGGAGAAGGAAAAACACACAT GTACATCGGAGAGAAACACTGTGTGTGAATGCATAGAAAGCTATTATAGAGTCAACAACAGGTGTGAATCCTGCAAGAA TTGTACCAGTGAGTGCAAACATCTTTGTTCAGCTCCTACTCTGAATACAAAAG CTCCTGGTCTTGAAGAGAAATATCTTGCCAACATAATTGGAGTAGTTGTAGCTGTGGTTCTGGTAATGTCGGGACTGATCATCATCACCTACATTGTAACTAGATGGTCCACACAGAACAAGCTACAGAAGACACACACTGAAACATCCCAGGACTCTCAGGACTCAGTGGAG CGAGGCCTAATATACAAAGAGCAGCATACAAGCAACAGCGTGGAGGCTGTTCCCATGAGTCTTTTGAGTGAACAGGAGACATCCAATCTACCAGACTGTGTCCCGCTGGAAATCAAGA TTCCTGGCCTGATCTACACAGTGCTGGATCTAGTTCCTGTGATGCAGGTGAAGCAGCTGGCACGCTCTCTTGGCGTGAAGGATTCAGAGATCGAACATGCTGAGCTGGATCACCGATCTTCCCGGGAGGCTCACTACCAGATGCTGAGGGTGTGGGCTGAGAGAGGGTCCCGTGTGAGCGAAGGAGGACGTGGGGGAATGGTGCACAGGTCTCTGCTGCAGGAGCTGTTGGACAAACTGAGAGAGATGTATTTGGGACGGGCAGCTGAGGAGCTGGAGACAAAGTACGGCATTCAGTGA